The following proteins are co-located in the Cupriavidus pauculus genome:
- a CDS encoding MotA/TolQ/ExbB proton channel family protein has protein sequence MRKLLLSLALAAGLLPQAAQAWWQQEWSYRKPVSVDTTPNGANIAEPLGRVPVLVRLHAGNFQFDGVHEKGADLRFVAADDKTPLAAQVEQFDPLLGMALVWVDVPAVAGGARQDLWMYYGNQKATPGGGAASPFDADYTAVYHFDGASGTAPADATAYHNNAQGGVAVGEGLIGQAAKLDGKQGMALPASESLKVGPGGALTMGAWIRTDANASGALFVRRDAGNALVVGLANGVPYVRLGAQQAAAQQAIGAQQWTHVAVAAGNGEIALLVNGKEAAKLAAALPALTGPATVGADPSGDLPALVADVDELRVSRVRRPTALLAAEAAMQGSESKLVAYGPDEKQAGGGFGEIGFILTNVPVDAWVVIGLLAIMSVLSWWVTYTKATYVGRVSRANDAFIEQFRKIGHRLEALAEAIPANAALERTMRDSSLYRLYQVAVNELRTRRQQEGTQTVTTETIEAIRASMDATRVRENQRLNRGLVLLTISISGGPYLGLLGTVVGIILVFAAVALAGEVNINAIAPGIAAALVATVVGLFVAIPALFSYNYLLTRNKNVSADMDVFVDEFVTRLAELHAMPETLLAEAGADAGAHMDRFVAELMRRFAEAGLVPAQRGGGSVGLSPAAPADGRGNV, from the coding sequence ATGCGTAAACTGCTTCTCTCCCTGGCCCTCGCCGCCGGCCTGCTGCCGCAGGCGGCGCAAGCGTGGTGGCAACAGGAATGGTCCTACCGCAAGCCCGTTTCGGTCGATACCACGCCGAACGGCGCCAACATCGCCGAACCGCTCGGGCGCGTGCCGGTGCTGGTGCGGCTGCATGCGGGCAACTTCCAGTTCGATGGCGTGCACGAGAAGGGCGCCGACCTGCGCTTCGTGGCCGCCGACGACAAGACGCCGCTTGCCGCCCAGGTCGAACAGTTCGACCCGCTGCTCGGCATGGCGCTGGTGTGGGTCGACGTGCCGGCCGTGGCCGGCGGTGCGCGCCAGGACCTGTGGATGTACTACGGCAACCAGAAGGCCACGCCGGGTGGTGGCGCCGCGTCGCCGTTCGATGCCGACTACACGGCCGTCTACCACTTCGATGGCGCGTCGGGCACGGCACCGGCCGATGCCACCGCGTACCACAACAACGCCCAGGGCGGCGTGGCGGTGGGCGAGGGGCTGATCGGCCAGGCGGCGAAGCTCGACGGCAAGCAGGGCATGGCGCTGCCTGCCAGCGAATCGCTGAAGGTTGGCCCGGGCGGCGCGCTGACGATGGGCGCCTGGATCCGCACCGACGCCAATGCCAGCGGCGCGCTATTCGTGCGCCGTGACGCCGGCAATGCACTGGTCGTGGGGCTGGCCAATGGCGTGCCGTACGTGCGGCTGGGGGCGCAGCAGGCCGCCGCGCAGCAGGCCATCGGCGCGCAGCAGTGGACCCATGTGGCCGTCGCGGCCGGCAACGGCGAGATCGCGCTGCTGGTCAACGGCAAGGAAGCCGCGAAGCTGGCGGCGGCGCTGCCGGCGCTGACCGGCCCGGCCACGGTGGGCGCCGATCCGTCCGGCGACCTGCCCGCCCTGGTGGCGGACGTCGACGAACTGCGCGTCTCGCGCGTGCGCCGGCCCACGGCGCTGCTGGCCGCCGAGGCGGCCATGCAGGGCAGCGAGTCGAAGCTGGTGGCCTACGGGCCCGACGAGAAGCAGGCCGGCGGCGGCTTTGGCGAGATCGGTTTCATCCTGACAAACGTGCCGGTCGATGCCTGGGTCGTGATCGGCCTGCTGGCGATCATGTCGGTGCTGTCGTGGTGGGTGACCTATACCAAGGCAACCTATGTTGGCCGGGTGTCGCGCGCCAATGACGCCTTCATCGAGCAGTTCCGCAAGATCGGCCACCGGCTCGAAGCGCTGGCCGAGGCGATACCGGCCAACGCGGCGCTGGAGCGCACGATGCGCGATTCGAGCCTGTACCGCCTGTACCAGGTGGCAGTGAACGAACTGCGCACCCGGCGCCAGCAGGAGGGCACGCAGACCGTGACCACCGAGACGATCGAGGCGATCCGCGCATCGATGGACGCCACCCGGGTGCGCGAGAACCAGCGGCTGAACCGCGGGCTGGTGCTGCTGACGATCTCGATCTCGGGCGGCCCGTACCTGGGCCTGCTGGGCACGGTGGTCGGCATCATCCTGGTGTTCGCGGCCGTGGCGCTGGCCGGCGAGGTCAACATCAACGCGATCGCACCCGGCATTGCCGCCGCGCTGGTGGCCACTGTGGTGGGTCTGTTCGTCGCCATCCCGGCGCTGTTTTCCTACAACTACCTGCTCACGCGCAACAAGAACGTCAGCGCCGACATGGACGTGTTCGTCGACGAGTTCGTGACGCGGCTGGCCGAGCTGCACGCGATGCCCGAGACGCTGCTGGCCGAGGCCGGCGCCGATGCCGGCGCGCACATGGATCGCTTCGTGGCCGAGCTGATGCGCCGCTTTGCCGAGGCGGGCCTGGTGCCGGCGCAGCGCGGCGGCGGCAGCGTGGGCCTGTCACCGGCCGCGCCGGCCGACGGGCGCGGCAACGTCTGA
- a CDS encoding ShlB/FhaC/HecB family hemolysin secretion/activation protein yields MSRQHGIGERSRLSRAAMLLIMVAHAGAAAAQAAPARFDVNEYVVRGNTVLDAVEIETSIEPFLGPDRSVDDVQAARAALEKRYQDRGYQSVVVELPEQRVTGGVVVLQVVETRVGRLRVVGAEHYSPAMVRDAVPSLAEGGVPDFNAAQQQLTSLNTTPNRQVVPMVRPGSLPQTVDVELKVEDHNPLGGSVSLNNDHSVDTHALRASATLSHDNLWQRGHQASVTFFGAPQALSEARVWSFSYLAPFRNSPFSVQATGYTSDSNVATVGGTSVLGNGYAVGLQGNYALPQTGDWTGSVGLGFDFKDLKEKVSLGGSSSDVPIHYVPMTLSFNGYRFSERSQSALALSAVMGTGIGSGAQDFGAKRYRASPDFMYLKADGSHTQTLGSGAQLYARGAAQVSSGPLVSSEQFAAGGATSVRGYYSAEATSDNGVLGSLEVRSPSYADWLWAGVDEWRVYGFLDAATLRLKDPLPEQRRSYTLLGVGFGTSFRMYRAVTGKLDFGWPLRDAQRTEAGSLTVNFNVRANF; encoded by the coding sequence ATGTCCCGGCAACACGGGATCGGGGAGCGCTCGCGCCTGTCGCGTGCGGCGATGCTGCTGATCATGGTGGCGCACGCCGGCGCCGCCGCCGCGCAGGCCGCGCCGGCCCGCTTCGACGTCAACGAGTACGTGGTGCGCGGCAACACTGTGCTCGATGCCGTGGAGATCGAGACGTCGATCGAGCCGTTCCTGGGCCCCGACCGTTCCGTCGACGACGTCCAGGCCGCGCGCGCCGCGCTGGAAAAGCGCTATCAGGACCGCGGCTACCAGTCCGTCGTGGTGGAACTGCCCGAGCAGCGCGTGACCGGCGGCGTGGTGGTGTTGCAGGTGGTGGAAACCCGCGTGGGCCGGCTGCGCGTGGTGGGTGCCGAGCATTACTCGCCCGCCATGGTGCGTGACGCCGTACCGTCGCTGGCCGAAGGCGGCGTGCCGGACTTCAACGCCGCGCAGCAGCAGCTCACGAGCCTGAACACCACGCCCAACCGGCAGGTGGTGCCGATGGTGCGGCCGGGGTCGCTGCCGCAGACGGTCGATGTCGAACTGAAGGTGGAAGACCACAACCCGCTCGGCGGCAGCGTGTCGCTGAACAACGACCACAGCGTGGATACCCACGCGCTGCGGGCGTCGGCCACGCTGAGCCACGACAACCTCTGGCAGCGCGGCCACCAGGCGTCGGTCACGTTCTTTGGCGCCCCGCAGGCGCTCAGCGAGGCGCGGGTCTGGTCGTTCAGCTACCTGGCGCCGTTCCGGAACTCGCCGTTCAGCGTGCAGGCCACCGGCTATACGTCGGACAGCAACGTGGCGACGGTGGGCGGCACCAGCGTGCTCGGCAACGGCTACGCGGTGGGTCTGCAGGGCAACTACGCGCTGCCGCAGACCGGTGACTGGACCGGCTCCGTCGGGCTGGGGTTCGATTTCAAGGACCTCAAGGAAAAGGTCTCGCTGGGCGGCAGCAGCTCGGACGTGCCGATCCACTACGTGCCGATGACGCTGTCGTTCAACGGCTACCGCTTCAGCGAGCGCTCGCAGAGCGCACTGGCGCTGTCCGCGGTGATGGGCACCGGCATCGGCAGCGGCGCGCAGGACTTTGGCGCCAAGCGCTACCGCGCGTCGCCCGATTTCATGTACCTGAAGGCCGATGGCTCGCACACGCAGACACTCGGCAGCGGCGCGCAGCTCTACGCGCGCGGCGCGGCGCAGGTCTCGTCGGGGCCGCTGGTATCGAGCGAGCAGTTCGCGGCCGGCGGCGCCACCAGCGTGCGCGGCTATTACTCGGCCGAGGCCACGTCGGACAACGGCGTGCTGGGCTCGCTGGAGGTGCGATCGCCGTCGTACGCGGACTGGCTCTGGGCCGGCGTGGACGAATGGCGCGTCTACGGCTTCCTGGACGCCGCCACGCTGCGCCTGAAAGACCCGCTGCCCGAACAGCGCCGCAGCTACACGCTGCTGGGCGTGGGCTTTGGCACCAGCTTCCGGATGTACCGCGCGGTCACCGGCAAGCTCGATTTCGGCTGGCCGCTGCGCGACGCGCAACGGACCGAAGCCGGCTCCCTGACCGTCAATTTCAATGTCCGCGCCAATTTCTGA
- a CDS encoding peptidylprolyl isomerase, whose amino-acid sequence MRKLQLRHIRVGVAFHAGTAVLCAALATSAMGADKVVARSGSATVTQDELETFLRGLDAPARQRLAADKALLERLVQGRLAQKTVLAEAEAKGWAKKPDVAAMARDAGQQVVVRSYLESISQAPQAYPSDAELQAAYDANKAAFTAPKAWHIAQIFVAATGDDAAVTKARKDADDLARQARGGDFAALARARSQEPRSAASGGDTGWVSEAEMIPEIRAAVAGMKPGAVSDPVRTPNGFHVLKLLEVREAGLRPLAEVRDRLRATMRQQYEADAAQQYLRQQVSAQGANAIDKAALDSVISAVR is encoded by the coding sequence ATGCGCAAGCTGCAGTTGAGACATATTCGCGTTGGCGTGGCGTTCCACGCCGGCACCGCCGTGCTGTGTGCCGCGCTGGCAACGTCCGCGATGGGCGCCGACAAGGTGGTGGCGCGCAGCGGCAGTGCCACTGTGACCCAGGACGAGCTGGAAACGTTCCTGCGCGGCCTGGACGCCCCCGCGCGCCAGCGCCTGGCCGCCGACAAGGCACTGCTGGAGCGGCTGGTGCAGGGCCGCCTGGCGCAGAAGACCGTGCTGGCCGAAGCCGAGGCCAAGGGCTGGGCGAAGAAGCCTGACGTGGCCGCCATGGCGCGCGACGCCGGCCAGCAGGTGGTGGTGCGCAGCTATCTGGAATCGATCTCGCAGGCGCCGCAGGCCTACCCGTCCGACGCTGAGCTGCAGGCCGCCTACGACGCCAACAAGGCGGCATTCACGGCGCCGAAGGCGTGGCACATCGCGCAGATCTTCGTGGCGGCCACCGGCGACGACGCGGCCGTGACCAAGGCGCGCAAGGATGCCGACGACCTGGCCCGGCAGGCGCGCGGTGGCGACTTTGCCGCGCTGGCCCGGGCCCGCTCGCAGGAGCCGCGCTCGGCCGCCAGCGGCGGCGACACCGGCTGGGTATCCGAGGCCGAGATGATTCCCGAGATCCGCGCGGCGGTGGCTGGCATGAAGCCGGGCGCGGTGTCCGATCCGGTGCGCACGCCCAACGGCTTCCATGTGCTGAAGCTGCTGGAGGTGCGCGAGGCGGGCCTGCGTCCGCTGGCCGAGGTGCGCGACCGGCTGCGCGCCACCATGCGCCAGCAGTACGAGGCCGACGCCGCCCAGCAGTACCTGCGGCAGCAGGTCAGCGCGCAGGGCGCCAACGCCATCGACAAGGCCGCGCTGGACAGCGTGATTTCCGCCGTGCGCTGA
- the gspF gene encoding type II secretion system inner membrane protein GspF: protein MPAFRYEAVDLGGKVHRGVLDAEGSKAARGQLRTRGLTPLKVLPLATAAGQQMTLFSPRLGAQEQALFTRQLSSLLTAGLPLNEALAALADQAERSYMRQLLSAIRADVVGGQSLSSALQQHPRDFPDIYRALVSAGEHSGKLHLVLTRLADYVESRNALTQKIKLAFTYPAVVTVVAFGIVVFLLTYVVPQVVGVFTTTRQKLPLITEIMLACSDFAREWGWAAALGVVALGWTVRRFLAQPGPRHRWHVWLLTAPLLGKLVSGYNTARFASTLAILTSAGVPILRALQAAGETLNNVALRATVEDAISRVREGTSLARALAVTNRFPPVLIHLIRSGEATGNLPDMLERAAQGEASQLERRTMFITGLLEPALILGMGLMVLMIVLAVLMPILEINQMVR from the coding sequence GTGCCCGCATTCCGCTATGAAGCTGTCGATCTGGGGGGGAAGGTGCATCGCGGCGTGCTGGACGCCGAGGGCAGCAAGGCCGCGCGCGGCCAGTTGCGTACGCGGGGGCTGACGCCGCTCAAGGTGCTGCCGCTGGCCACGGCGGCCGGGCAGCAGATGACCCTGTTCTCGCCCCGGCTCGGCGCGCAGGAGCAGGCCCTCTTCACGCGGCAGCTATCGAGCCTGCTGACGGCCGGGCTGCCGCTCAACGAGGCGCTGGCCGCGCTGGCCGACCAGGCCGAACGCAGCTACATGCGGCAGCTGTTGAGCGCCATCCGGGCCGACGTGGTGGGCGGCCAGTCGCTGTCCAGCGCGCTGCAGCAGCATCCGCGCGACTTCCCGGACATCTACCGCGCGCTGGTGTCCGCCGGCGAGCACAGCGGCAAGCTGCACCTGGTGCTGACCCGGCTGGCCGACTACGTGGAAAGCCGCAACGCGCTCACGCAGAAGATCAAGCTCGCCTTCACGTACCCGGCCGTGGTCACCGTGGTGGCGTTCGGCATCGTCGTGTTCCTGCTGACCTACGTGGTCCCGCAGGTGGTGGGCGTGTTCACCACCACCAGGCAGAAGCTGCCGCTGATCACCGAAATCATGCTGGCCTGCAGCGATTTCGCGCGCGAATGGGGCTGGGCCGCCGCGCTGGGCGTGGTGGCGCTGGGTTGGACCGTGCGGCGCTTCCTCGCGCAGCCCGGGCCGCGCCATCGCTGGCACGTCTGGCTGTTGACCGCCCCGCTGCTGGGCAAGCTCGTGAGCGGCTACAACACCGCGCGCTTTGCCAGCACGCTGGCCATCCTGACCAGCGCCGGCGTGCCGATCCTGCGCGCGCTGCAGGCCGCCGGCGAGACGTTGAACAACGTCGCGCTGCGCGCCACGGTTGAAGACGCCATCTCGCGCGTGCGCGAAGGCACGTCGCTGGCCCGCGCGCTGGCGGTGACCAACCGGTTCCCGCCCGTGCTGATCCACCTGATCCGTTCCGGCGAGGCCACCGGCAATCTGCCCGACATGCTGGAGCGCGCCGCGCAGGGCGAAGCCAGCCAGCTTGAGCGGCGCACCATGTTCATCACCGGCCTGCTGGAACCCGCGCTGATCCTGGGCATGGGGCTGATGGTGCTGATGATCGTACTGGCCGTGCTGATGCCGATCCTCGAAATCAACCAGATGGTGCGCTAG
- a CDS encoding GspH/FimT family pseudopilin, with translation MGRLRNAWTWTASPADAGTMPTSATGKRRARRPRGFTLLELLVVIVIVGVVSGMVAVNAQPSPGQLLAQQAQRLIWLMQGAHDEARLRGAPIAWEADARSWRFLIRDGSRWLPLRDDTLVPGSWGTPLAALQVSQPGAPVQSGGARILFGREAVEPTLDILLQRDGATVRIVTLAPGRYAVQ, from the coding sequence ATGGGCCGCCTGCGTAACGCCTGGACGTGGACGGCCAGCCCGGCGGATGCGGGCACGATGCCGACGTCGGCCACCGGGAAACGCCGCGCCCGGCGCCCGCGCGGGTTCACGCTGCTGGAACTGCTGGTGGTCATCGTGATCGTCGGCGTGGTCAGCGGCATGGTGGCCGTCAACGCCCAGCCCAGTCCCGGCCAGCTACTGGCGCAGCAAGCGCAGCGGCTGATCTGGCTGATGCAGGGCGCGCACGACGAGGCCCGGCTGCGCGGCGCGCCGATTGCCTGGGAAGCCGATGCGCGGTCGTGGCGGTTCCTGATCCGCGACGGCTCGCGCTGGCTGCCGCTGCGCGACGACACGCTCGTGCCCGGTTCCTGGGGCACGCCGCTGGCCGCGCTGCAGGTGTCGCAGCCCGGTGCGCCGGTGCAAAGCGGCGGCGCCCGCATCCTGTTCGGGCGCGAGGCCGTGGAGCCGACGCTCGACATCCTGCTGCAACGCGACGGCGCGACGGTGCGCATCGTCACCCTCGCGCCGGGCCGCTATGCCGTGCAATGA
- the gspI gene encoding type II secretion system minor pseudopilin GspI has translation MPCNDRAGFTMIEVLVALVIVAVALGACMRAAGMMADSSDALRARTVAGWSAANRLAELRLAAAPPAPGTRRFGCNQGPVALDCEESVMATSDPRLLLVTVAVYRSGDAGTRLAQLAQVLPR, from the coding sequence ATGCCGTGCAATGACCGCGCCGGCTTCACGATGATCGAGGTGCTGGTGGCGCTGGTGATCGTCGCCGTGGCGCTGGGCGCCTGCATGCGCGCCGCCGGCATGATGGCCGACAGCAGCGACGCGCTGCGCGCCCGCACCGTGGCCGGCTGGAGCGCCGCGAACCGGCTGGCCGAGCTGCGCCTGGCCGCCGCGCCGCCCGCGCCGGGCACGCGCCGTTTCGGCTGCAACCAGGGCCCGGTGGCGCTCGACTGCGAGGAAAGCGTGATGGCCACCAGCGACCCGCGCCTGCTGCTGGTGACCGTAGCCGTCTACCGGTCCGGCGACGCCGGCACGCGGCTGGCGCAGCTTGCCCAGGTACTGCCCCGATGA
- a CDS encoding PulJ/GspJ family protein, producing the protein MKPRGFTLIEMVIAVALLAIVALMSYRALTGIIRGQQGVVDTMTDLREADRLFDQLAIDLADAVPDADLGAHAIAFDATQLRIVRRADGSADGEGPPRWQAVRYRSAEGVLWRELSSPLASRAEARAALSAAPVERQALVGRAAGMQVRGWLSDGARRGWAATDGERKPPAAPPGTAPTQPRNAVGGIEIVVLAGAPPSAYRRVIAAAQR; encoded by the coding sequence ATGAAGCCGCGCGGATTCACGTTGATCGAAATGGTGATCGCCGTGGCGCTGCTGGCCATCGTGGCGCTGATGTCCTATCGCGCGCTGACCGGCATCATCCGCGGCCAGCAGGGTGTGGTCGATACGATGACCGACCTGCGCGAGGCCGACCGCCTGTTCGACCAGCTCGCCATCGACCTGGCCGATGCGGTGCCCGACGCCGACCTCGGGGCCCATGCCATCGCGTTCGACGCCACGCAACTCCGCATCGTGCGCCGCGCGGACGGCAGCGCCGATGGCGAGGGGCCGCCGCGCTGGCAGGCCGTGCGCTACCGCAGCGCCGAAGGCGTGCTCTGGCGCGAACTGTCGTCGCCGCTGGCCAGCCGTGCCGAGGCACGCGCCGCCCTGTCGGCCGCGCCGGTCGAGCGGCAGGCGCTGGTCGGCCGCGCCGCCGGCATGCAGGTGCGCGGCTGGCTGTCCGATGGCGCGCGGCGCGGCTGGGCCGCCACCGATGGCGAGCGCAAGCCCCCGGCCGCCCCGCCCGGCACCGCGCCCACGCAGCCGCGCAACGCCGTGGGCGGCATCGAGATCGTCGTCCTGGCGGGCGCGCCGCCGAGCGCCTACCGGCGCGTCATCGCGGCGGCGCAGCGCTAG
- the gspK gene encoding type II secretion system minor pseudopilin GspK: MPRQRGAAVVTALLVVALCVTLVTTMFVQQQASTRAVESRRLRAQGEAMQDAITAWAVAIVQESGTQSSIDHLRQRWAEPRPPAPLAAWIGAAAASHATLSGAGDIEVGAEIEDAQGRFNLMTLVTAASLTEPPGVSAVGVQAYRRLLASLSLDTSLAAPTADYILRTLRPDGPLPLLRAADLRAVRGYTPQAVARLAPFVVALPEPTSLNINTAGPELLAAFVPGLTVSQASTLIADRDRAYWRGVSDLPLRAAAMTPAGGELQGLMLDAGSHYFIVHGTVRSGRAVRRVQALLYRSGIGVAVRTRVLWVREPDDAAP, encoded by the coding sequence ATGCCGCGCCAGCGCGGTGCGGCCGTGGTCACGGCGCTGCTGGTGGTGGCGCTGTGCGTGACGCTGGTGACGACGATGTTCGTGCAGCAGCAGGCGTCCACGCGCGCCGTGGAATCGCGCCGGCTGCGGGCGCAGGGCGAGGCCATGCAGGACGCGATCACGGCGTGGGCGGTGGCCATCGTGCAGGAAAGCGGCACGCAGTCGTCGATCGATCATCTGCGCCAGCGCTGGGCCGAGCCACGCCCGCCGGCGCCGCTGGCGGCGTGGATCGGCGCGGCGGCGGCATCGCATGCGACGCTGTCCGGCGCCGGGGACATCGAGGTAGGTGCCGAGATCGAGGATGCCCAGGGGCGCTTCAACCTGATGACGCTGGTCACGGCCGCCAGCCTGACCGAGCCGCCCGGCGTGAGCGCCGTGGGCGTGCAGGCGTATCGGCGGTTGCTGGCGTCGCTGTCGCTCGACACCAGCCTGGCGGCGCCGACGGCGGACTACATCCTGCGCACACTGCGTCCCGACGGCCCGCTGCCGCTGCTGCGCGCCGCGGACCTGCGCGCCGTGCGGGGCTATACGCCGCAGGCGGTGGCCCGGCTGGCGCCGTTCGTCGTGGCGCTGCCCGAGCCGACGTCGCTGAACATCAACACGGCGGGGCCGGAACTGCTGGCGGCCTTCGTGCCGGGGCTGACGGTGTCGCAGGCCAGCACGCTGATTGCCGATCGCGATCGTGCCTACTGGCGCGGCGTGAGCGACCTGCCGCTGCGGGCGGCGGCGATGACGCCGGCGGGCGGCGAACTCCAGGGCCTGATGCTGGACGCGGGCAGCCACTACTTCATCGTCCATGGAACGGTACGCAGCGGGCGCGCCGTGCGCCGCGTGCAGGCGCTGCTGTACCGCAGCGGCATCGGCGTGGCCGTGCGCACGCGCGTGCTCTGGGTGCGCGAGCCGGACGACGCGGCGCCATGA
- a CDS encoding substrate-binding domain-containing protein: MKLKHALIQAACAAAAFSATAVMAQTVVGGGATLPEFLYKQEIQQFPADYSYASTGSGAGKTALLTNNPAAFNTATGRNDTVVHFAGSDSVLSSTEISNFNTAAAGPLVQMPSVATAVGIPFKNGLANLTLSTDQLCGIFSGKINDWNAINAGFPAGTAIKVVYRGDSSGTTEILTRHLAAVCTTGTSGNSNVAFTAGTTFANNFPGGVPSNFSAATGSGGVRDAVDSLGNAIGYLSPDYINATLAPSSTVATKNLPAARLTNKNNGVSYTPTAANTTAGLSTATLGANLALPASWAPTVANPASGYPIVGFTFLDHVQCYADANVRSKILAFLDAHTNYTSAQVNRINGNGFAPLPTAIVDAIRGNLLANNNSLNLNIGNATACAGKAGR; this comes from the coding sequence GTGAAACTGAAGCACGCACTGATCCAGGCCGCTTGCGCGGCCGCCGCTTTCTCGGCGACCGCCGTCATGGCCCAGACCGTCGTCGGTGGTGGCGCCACGCTGCCCGAATTCCTGTACAAGCAGGAAATCCAGCAGTTCCCGGCCGATTACTCGTACGCCTCCACGGGTAGCGGCGCCGGCAAGACGGCCCTGCTGACGAACAACCCGGCCGCCTTCAACACCGCCACCGGCCGCAACGACACCGTCGTGCACTTCGCCGGCAGCGACTCGGTGCTGTCGTCGACCGAAATCAGCAACTTCAACACCGCCGCCGCTGGCCCGCTGGTGCAAATGCCGTCCGTGGCCACGGCCGTCGGCATTCCGTTCAAGAACGGCCTGGCGAACCTGACGCTGAGCACCGACCAGCTTTGCGGCATCTTCTCGGGCAAGATCAACGACTGGAACGCCATCAACGCAGGCTTCCCGGCCGGCACGGCCATCAAGGTCGTGTATCGCGGCGACAGCAGCGGCACGACGGAAATCCTGACGCGCCACCTGGCTGCGGTCTGCACCACGGGCACCTCGGGCAACTCCAACGTGGCCTTCACGGCCGGCACCACGTTCGCCAACAACTTCCCGGGCGGCGTGCCGAGCAACTTCTCGGCCGCCACGGGCAGCGGCGGCGTGCGCGACGCCGTGGATTCGCTGGGCAACGCCATCGGCTACCTGAGCCCGGACTACATCAATGCCACCCTGGCCCCTTCGTCGACGGTTGCGACCAAGAACCTGCCGGCTGCGCGTCTGACCAACAAGAACAACGGCGTGTCGTACACCCCGACCGCCGCCAACACCACGGCTGGCCTGTCGACGGCCACGCTGGGCGCGAACCTGGCCCTGCCGGCAAGCTGGGCGCCGACCGTGGCGAACCCCGCCTCGGGCTACCCGATCGTGGGTTTCACGTTCCTTGACCACGTTCAGTGCTACGCCGATGCGAACGTCCGGAGCAAGATCCTGGCGTTCCTGGATGCACACACGAACTACACGTCGGCTCAGGTCAATCGCATCAACGGCAACGGCTTCGCGCCGCTGCCGACCGCGATTGTCGACGCCATCCGTGGCAATCTGCTGGCCAACAACAACTCGCTGAACCTGAACATCGGCAACGCCACCGCCTGCGCTGGCAAGGCTGGTCGCTGA